In Methanonatronarchaeum sp. AMET-Sl, one genomic interval encodes:
- a CDS encoding nascent polypeptide-associated complex protein — translation MFPGMRGGFDQRKMDQLMKQMGIDIEELEDVEEVIIKTAEKDLVFNKAEVTVMDAKGQKTYQVIGNPEEIKKEVEPDEEDIEFVMEQTDCSEDEAIQALKDNEGDIAEAIISLED, via the coding sequence ATGTTTCCAGGAATGAGAGGCGGATTCGATCAAAGAAAAATGGATCAATTGATGAAGCAGATGGGAATCGACATTGAAGAACTAGAGGATGTTGAGGAAGTTATAATAAAAACAGCGGAAAAAGACCTTGTTTTCAACAAAGCTGAGGTAACTGTGATGGATGCTAAGGGCCAGAAAACATACCAAGTGATTGGGAATCCAGAAGAGATTAAAAAAGAGGTTGAGCCGGATGAAGAGGACATAGAGTTCGTGATGGAGCAGACAGATTGTTCTGAAGATGAAGCCATTCAGGCTTTGAAGGATAATGAAGGAGACATAGCAGAAGCAATAATCTCA
- a CDS encoding PUA domain-containing protein → MSLKTARSIADYQFGVGVGEKVFPDGCDVSYRRTGTIRKVSKDGVDIAYLRVKDGLFTLSIIGGRRVLESTPYPENRVVVLNEVGDFIRDGKTAFAKHVVELDPEIRAGMEVVVVDEDDNLLATGKTTLSYKEIKLFEKGAAVEVRSGVDR, encoded by the coding sequence ATGTCTTTGAAAACAGCTAGATCTATTGCTGACTACCAGTTTGGAGTAGGTGTTGGTGAGAAGGTTTTTCCCGACGGTTGTGATGTTAGTTATAGGCGTACTGGAACTATACGCAAGGTCTCAAAGGATGGAGTTGATATTGCATATCTACGGGTTAAGGATGGTTTATTCACTCTCAGTATAATTGGGGGTCGGAGAGTTCTTGAGTCAACTCCTTATCCGGAGAACCGGGTTGTTGTCTTGAATGAGGTTGGTGATTTTATTAGGGATGGTAAGACTGCGTTTGCTAAACACGTGGTTGAACTTGACCCAGAAATTAGAGCTGGCATGGAGGTTGTTGTTGTTGATGAGGATGACAACTTACTTGCAACAGGAAAGACAACATTAAGTTATAAAGAGATAAAGTTATTTGAAAAGGGCGCCGCAGTAGAGGTTAGAAGCGGCGTTGATAGGTGA
- a CDS encoding NAD(P)H-hydrate dehydratase, producing MISSIEMKALDRNAHYYGVSPRMLMEEAGKQTALQIDEEPKQNIAIVAGEGNNGGDGFVAARYLKEMGHDVEVLLVGDGKEIKTGPARENWLLLKKKGIKKTESSKPEFFKGLEINSDIIIDAVLGIGIKGTPREPVKSAITAINNSKAKIISIDVPTGINPDTGKPEGKGEGKGVIADETITFHKPKKGLPNATTVEIGIPRKAETHAGPGDLLYLQQRKETSHKGENGKLLIIGGGEYTGAPALTAQAALRTGIDLTTIITKKEIKNTIAGYSPNLIVKGLKDYSELTKIDETKYDAAVIGPGIGKKHHKEILDYIKQTNLPTVLDADGIKAIKNPDTLKNKIITPHTKEYQELFNQKPTKQNIEKNAEKYSCTILKKGPTDIITDGKNTKQNPAGTPEMTVGGTGDVLAGIVGALLSQNTEKPYRAAVAGAFITGKTGEKTTEQKGTGLLPTDIIENIPQIMKKYP from the coding sequence ATGATCAGTTCAATAGAAATGAAAGCATTAGACCGCAACGCACATTACTATGGGGTCTCCCCCCGAATGTTGATGGAGGAAGCAGGTAAACAAACCGCATTACAAATCGATGAAGAACCAAAACAAAACATAGCAATAGTAGCCGGTGAAGGAAACAACGGTGGAGATGGATTTGTAGCAGCAAGATACCTCAAAGAAATGGGTCATGACGTAGAAGTACTGTTAGTAGGTGACGGCAAAGAGATAAAGACAGGTCCCGCCAGAGAAAACTGGTTACTACTAAAAAAGAAAGGCATAAAAAAAACAGAGTCAAGTAAACCAGAGTTCTTCAAAGGCCTTGAAATAAACTCCGACATAATCATAGACGCAGTACTCGGAATCGGAATAAAAGGAACACCAAGAGAACCAGTTAAATCAGCAATAACAGCCATAAACAACTCAAAAGCAAAAATAATCTCAATCGACGTACCAACCGGAATAAACCCTGACACCGGAAAACCAGAAGGAAAAGGAGAAGGAAAGGGAGTGATAGCCGATGAGACTATAACTTTTCATAAACCAAAAAAAGGCTTACCAAACGCAACTACAGTTGAAATAGGAATCCCTAGAAAAGCAGAGACCCATGCCGGACCTGGAGACCTATTGTATCTTCAACAAAGAAAAGAAACATCACATAAAGGAGAAAACGGAAAACTATTGATAATCGGTGGAGGAGAATACACAGGGGCTCCAGCACTTACCGCACAAGCCGCATTACGAACAGGTATAGACCTAACAACAATAATCACAAAAAAAGAAATAAAAAACACAATAGCTGGATACAGCCCCAACCTAATAGTAAAAGGCCTAAAAGACTACAGTGAACTAACAAAAATCGATGAAACAAAATACGACGCAGCCGTTATAGGCCCTGGAATAGGGAAGAAACACCACAAAGAGATATTAGATTACATCAAACAAACCAACTTACCCACCGTACTGGACGCAGATGGAATAAAAGCAATCAAAAACCCAGACACACTAAAAAACAAAATAATCACCCCACACACAAAAGAATACCAAGAACTATTCAACCAAAAACCAACAAAACAAAACATAGAGAAAAACGCAGAAAAATACAGTTGTACAATCCTGAAAAAAGGCCCTACCGACATAATAACAGATGGAAAAAACACAAAACAAAATCCAGCAGGAACACCAGAAATGACAGTAGGTGGAACAGGCGACGTTTTAGCAGGCATAGTTGGTGCATTACTCTCCCAAAACACAGAAAAACCATATAGAGCAGCAGTAGCAGGAGCCTTCATAACAGGGAAAACAGGTGAAAAAACCACCGAACAAAAAGGAACAGGATTACTACCAACCGACATAATAGAAAACATACCACAAATAATGAAGAAATATCCATAA
- a CDS encoding Hsp20/alpha crystallin family protein, with the protein MEFDPFEELRNMRERMESMYQDMERTYPSRIRQPWREHTGKKMHPNTDIMDHENEVVVTIDLPGVQKKDIDLHIDGDLLTIKAERETETKEEDEAYIAHERRYGNYHRTTRLPANVDETKAKATFKNGVLEIHLPKKEQTKGKEIKIE; encoded by the coding sequence ATGGAGTTTGATCCGTTTGAAGAACTAAGGAATATGAGGGAAAGGATGGAATCTATGTATCAAGATATGGAGAGAACATATCCCTCCAGGATCCGTCAACCATGGCGGGAACATACAGGTAAAAAAATGCATCCAAACACAGATATAATGGACCACGAAAACGAAGTGGTTGTGACAATAGACCTACCTGGAGTGCAGAAAAAAGATATAGACCTCCACATAGATGGCGACCTCCTAACAATCAAAGCTGAAAGAGAAACCGAAACAAAAGAAGAAGACGAAGCATATATCGCTCACGAAAGAAGATATGGAAACTACCACAGAACAACAAGACTCCCTGCAAATGTAGATGAAACAAAAGCAAAAGCAACATTCAAAAACGGCGTCCTAGAAATACATCTACCTAAAAAAGAACAAACAAAAGGAAAAGAAATCAAAATAGAATAA
- a CDS encoding methyltransferase domain-containing protein, with protein MLLFVWVVVLFGLKAFFYDFLMFLFDWFLLGRCRRFLVGRARGCVLEVGVGTGLNLPFYGGEVEVVGVDCSEGMLVGAFERSRDIDLDVDLFLMCVECLGFRDGCFDTVVSSFVLCNFDPVRGLREIERVCKPGGRLLMLEHVRPDNRFLDFLFRCVNPVSKFLLGEDLRREPLKYLEGSGFEVERVERFGWGLFMYIECSLE; from the coding sequence GTGCTTTTATTTGTTTGGGTGGTTGTTTTGTTTGGTTTGAAGGCTTTTTTTTATGATTTTTTGATGTTTTTGTTTGATTGGTTTTTGTTGGGTAGGTGTAGGAGGTTTTTGGTGGGTAGGGCGAGGGGTTGTGTGCTTGAGGTTGGTGTGGGTACTGGCTTGAATTTGCCTTTTTATGGTGGTGAGGTTGAGGTTGTTGGTGTTGATTGTAGTGAGGGTATGTTGGTTGGTGCTTTTGAGAGGTCTAGGGATATTGATTTGGATGTGGATTTGTTTTTGATGTGTGTTGAGTGTCTTGGTTTTAGGGATGGTTGTTTTGATACTGTTGTTTCTAGTTTTGTTTTATGTAATTTTGATCCTGTTCGGGGTTTAAGGGAGATTGAGAGGGTTTGTAAGCCGGGGGGTCGTTTGTTGATGTTGGAGCATGTTCGGCCGGATAATAGGTTTCTTGATTTTTTGTTTCGTTGTGTTAATCCGGTTAGTAAGTTTTTATTGGGTGAGGATTTGCGTAGGGAGCCACTTAAGTATTTAGAGGGGTCTGGTTTTGAGGTTGAGCGTGTTGAGAGATTTGGTTGGGGGTTGTTTATGTATATTGAGTGCTCCCTTGAGTGA
- a CDS encoding carboxymuconolactone decarboxylase family protein yields the protein MTRHKEGKKDPNEMLSEMEGKMGFLPEILKIIEDVDPENLQRYNMCNKRLLEDGALSAKTKDLISLAVVASQQCEPCTKVRMKSALNHGATKEEIMELMEVIFITAGAPAVAACKDALKLLQEK from the coding sequence ATGACAAGACATAAAGAAGGTAAAAAAGATCCAAATGAAATGTTGAGTGAGATGGAAGGGAAAATGGGTTTTTTACCAGAAATCCTTAAAATAATCGAGGATGTAGACCCAGAAAACCTCCAGAGATACAATATGTGCAATAAAAGACTGCTAGAGGATGGTGCACTGTCAGCAAAAACAAAAGACTTAATCTCACTAGCAGTAGTAGCATCTCAACAATGCGAACCATGTACAAAAGTAAGAATGAAAAGCGCATTAAACCACGGCGCAACAAAAGAAGAAATAATGGAACTAATGGAAGTAATATTCATAACAGCAGGAGCACCAGCCGTAGCCGCATGCAAAGACGCATTAAAACTCCTCCAAGAAAAATAA
- a CDS encoding ATP-binding protein — MNSQYFLKRVWDLNFHEKNILSTIIFLITSIAIYFLILIFNSIYPLFLLIVALVLTSGFYIRTLNLIPSILATLSLTLIYILHYGELFLITIEITLINLSLFFLLSLLISVLIGHLNTTFEQLKSEKRSETKKRWSAERRKEFLSTLLRQDLSSKNQTTWGHLQLITTEDLPEEKQKHIEEARKTCNEIYETLKLTKKLEKIEENNNTTKIDITNTIKEAIIEINQQTNNKDIKIKQNLPKKPLTGETTQDLKTLIKQIIKTRLHTTKPKNIKITLKQNKDTNIIEIQDDGKKLHQDIQKLFSGQTYKGNTTGVWGVRYYMINQIAKHINIDIQTKNTENQTKFKLKIPKNPNKT; from the coding sequence ATGAATAGTCAGTATTTTTTAAAAAGGGTTTGGGACCTTAACTTCCACGAAAAAAACATTCTATCTACAATAATATTCCTAATAACAAGCATAGCAATATATTTTTTAATACTAATTTTTAACTCAATATACCCCTTATTCCTCCTAATAGTAGCACTAGTACTAACAAGCGGGTTCTACATCAGAACACTAAATTTAATACCAAGTATCCTAGCAACACTCTCCCTAACCCTAATCTACATCCTACATTATGGAGAACTATTCTTAATAACCATAGAAATAACCTTAATAAACCTATCCCTATTCTTCTTGTTATCTTTATTGATAAGCGTCTTAATAGGCCACCTAAACACAACTTTTGAACAACTAAAATCTGAAAAAAGATCTGAAACCAAAAAAAGATGGAGCGCTGAAAGGAGGAAGGAATTCCTATCAACCTTACTCCGACAAGACCTATCAAGCAAAAACCAGACAACTTGGGGCCACCTCCAACTCATTACAACAGAAGACCTCCCTGAAGAAAAACAAAAACACATAGAGGAAGCAAGAAAGACATGTAACGAAATATACGAAACACTAAAACTAACCAAAAAACTTGAAAAAATCGAAGAAAACAACAACACAACCAAGATAGACATCACAAACACAATAAAAGAAGCTATAATTGAAATAAACCAACAAACAAACAACAAAGACATAAAAATAAAACAAAACCTCCCCAAAAAACCATTAACCGGAGAGACAACACAAGACCTAAAAACATTAATAAAACAGATAATAAAAACCCGATTACACACAACCAAACCAAAAAACATCAAAATAACACTAAAACAAAACAAAGACACAAATATAATCGAGATACAAGACGACGGCAAGAAACTACATCAAGACATCCAGAAACTGTTTTCAGGCCAAACATACAAAGGAAACACAACCGGCGTCTGGGGAGTCAGATACTACATGATAAACCAAATAGCAAAACACATAAACATCGATATCCAAACAAAAAACACAGAAAACCAAACAAAATTCAAACTAAAAATACCCAAAAACCCAAACAAAACCTAA